TGTTTCAAAGGGATTCTGCTTATCTCTTGCAAATTCCATACATAATTTCATGTTTTTTTCTATGTATAAATGTGAATACTCTTTAAAAAGTTTAAATGATATTCGCTCTAATTCCTTTTCCATACATTGAATTTTCGCTTTCAGCTCCAATGTAAATTCTTGTTCTTTATACTTGATTTCCGCCTCCTTAAACATAGAAAAAGAGAATACAATAACATATTCTCTTTTCTCAAATATATTTCATTATCTCACAGCCCGTCCCTTTTACAAATAACCATTCTGCTCGCACCATTTATGAAATTGTCCTACATCTACTCCAACTAACACGATATCCTTTAGCTCTACAGCAATACTTTGTTCCCCAATTACAATAGCAAAGTGGGTTTCTAATTGTTTTTCATTTTTCTTTACAGTTCCAATTCGGTTCCGATGCGGCCCATCTTTTATATATGCTTTTTGTCCTACAATATCAAATTTCAAGATTATCACCTCTTTTACTGCGCTCAAATTGGAAATACAATCTCCACCTCGGAAAATTTCCTTTCATTGCACTATTTCTCTATATATATGACGAAACAATAAAAGAGTCCTTCCTTCTTTACAATTATTTTTTCTTTGTTTCATTTTTATGATTAAAACGTAAAGTTTATAATAAAATACACTTGGAAGCGCTTTCTACGTAATTTTTTATGTTATAATGTATAAGTAGAACTTCGTAAAGAGGGTTAAAAAATGAATACAAAAATGATTAAAAAAGTAATTGAAGCATTAAAAGTATATGGCTTTCAGGATGTATCATTCTGTGAAGGAACGAAGCAATTTTTATTTCATAACGAAACCGATATTATGAGCGGCTATGCAGAAATAACATATAGTAGTCAATTCGAAAAATTCAACGTACAAATTCATCCAATTGAAACGCATCACCAAGCAGAGTTACAAGAGGTTGAAAGACATATACAAGCTTGCATACGAAAAGTAGAGTATTTAAATGCACTTCTTACTGGACAAACAAAGCTAGATGATAAAATTATTATTATGTAAAAAAAAGAACGTGAAGCTATCACGTTCTTTTTTTTAAACACCCATCTTTTCTTTTAAATGCAAACCTGTTACAGACTCTAATACATCCATTGTTTCTTCAAGCTTCATATCAAAAATTGTCTTCTCTTCTATATACGGAAACTGTCTAAAACGCTTTTCTAACATTTTCACCGCATCTGATGTGAAATTTGCGCTATCAATGCCAAATTCTGTTTCAAGAAGCACGATCCAATCTAACACGTGAAAACCTAATCCATTTACGAATGAAATCAGTTTTTCTTCTGGCTGTGAAGCTAAGAATACGTTTCGCTCCATCTCACTAAAAAGTTCTTCTCCTAAAATTCCTGCTAACTCATCATCATGTTCGCGTTCAACAATCTCTTCATAACCGTAATCATCAACAAGCTCTTCTACTTCTTCACTATCTGCAAAAAGTAATTGACTACGAATTGCATCTTTCTTAAATTCACTGTTTTGTACAACTTCTAAAAAACTTGTTTCCCATCCATTTTCTAATTTCATATTTATAACTCCTTTATATGCTTTACTTATAATAACTGTGCCCAAAATAGCCTAATGGTAACCTTCACTCTTTTTTTTGCAAGAAATATTTCTCGCTACATTCCCACGTCTAACATTCCACTTTATTCAATATATATGAGACAAGCCCCTCAATTTCTCCTTCGAAAATATCAACTTCTCGTAAATGGTAGAATGTAGTTTGCAACTCATTGCCCTTGTGATATATATAAATTTTCTTTTCTAAAGCAATTGCCATCCCTAATTCTGTATGACTTCCATTTCCACCATTTAGTATGAGTAAGAAGACATCAGCTTCTCGAATCGCTTCTTGTTCTTCTTCACCAATCTTTTGCAATTGTTCTCTATTGGTTGCTCTTTCATTTTTCGTCCAATCATATGTATGCTGCCATCCCACTTCTTTCAACTGGCTTGATACGAAACGAACAAGATGTTTATTTTGAAATCCTGAAGCAATATAAAATTTCATTTATATCGACTCCTTCAATATGTATGGGGAAACTCCTTTTTTAGCGTTAATGGGATTTTCCCAAAAAAAATCCCCATCTTTAGAACTTATTTGCGTTTCAATGATGGGGTGCCTCATGATCTTCTTTTATTTTTTGTTTTTTATAACTTTCATCAGCTAACATTTCTAGTTCAGCTGTTATTTCTGATTTTTCAAGCTCTCGTTCTTGTGAAAATTTCCGTGAAATATAAACAATAACACTACCAACGTACAACACAAAGCATATAATAAGTGCAGTATTTTCATAGAGACTTAGCTCCAACACAGTCACTCCTAATCCATTCGTATTTTCACGCTTAATCAATTGGAATTTCCCTATTAACCATTTGTTATCCCGCATTAACGGGCAGTAAGACCCCCACCTCAAAATTCAGCAAAAGCAAAGAAGTTAGATGTGGGATTAACTGCCCGTAAAAGCCCGATTGGTTCAACTAATAATCAGTGGGGGATGACCCCCCCACTGATTAAAGTTTCACTTTATTGTAACATAAAAACATCAATTCTTGGAATCTTTCATCCTACTAAAAAAGACATGATTGTTTAATCATGCCTCTGAAATATGTTGAATGATAGTTTTAATCGCTTCTTTTCCATTATATTTTTTTAATGCTGTTTTATACGTCTCATTATTATGAGATAGCTCTTCTATATGCTTTATAAGCGAGTTCACCGTTACATCCTCTTCGTATAATACCGATGCATACCCTTGTCTTTCAAATGATTCAGCATTTAAAATTTGATCTCCACGGCTTGCAAATTTCGATAACGGAATTAAAACCATCGGCTTTTGCATTGTTAAAAATTCAAAAATCGCATTGGATCCCGCACGTGAAATAACAAAATCTGTTGCTGCTAATATATCCGGCAACTCTCCATGTACATATTCAAATTGTCTATATCCTTCCGTATTTTGTAAGGATTCATCAAGATTTCCTTTTCCGCAAAGGTGCACAATTTGATAATTTTTCAGAAGATCTGGAAGTGCTGATCGAACCGTTTCATTAATTTTCTTTGCTCCTAAACTTCCTCCCATAACAGTAATAACTGATTTCTTACGGGAAAACCCTAGAAACTTTAAACCTTTTTCAAGATTTCCTCTTAGTACGTCTTCACGTACAGGCGATCCTGTATATATTACTTTTTCTTTCGGTAAATGTTTCGCTGCTTCTTCAAATGTAACAAATATTTTCGAGGCAAAACGGAGCGCAATTTTATTTGCTAGTCCAGGTGTCATATCAGATTCATGTAATAAAACTGGCACCCTATTTAGCCATCCTCCAATTACGACTGGTACGGATACGAAACCACCTTTTGAAAAAATAACATCCGGTTTTAGTTTACGAATTGTTACATACGCATCCATAACACCTTTCATCACGAGAAAAGGATCTTTTATATTTTTCAAATCAAAATAACGACGTAGCTTCCCGCTTGCAATACTATAGTATGGAATCCCTTCATTTTCTATAATCGTTTTCTCGATCCCTTGATGAGAACCGATGTAAGAAATGTCCCAGTTTTCTTTCTGTAGATGTGGAATAATTGCTAAATTAGGCGTTACATGCCCTGCCGAACCGCCACCTGTAAAAACTATTTTTTTCATACGTCTCCCCCTTCTACACTATAGTACACTAAAATACCTTGCCTCAGGGTGAGAAAATACCATAGCCGTTACAGACGCTTCTGGCTCCATCATAAATCCTTCTGTTAATGAAATACCAATTTCTTCCGGATGAATTAAGCGAAATAATTTTTCTTGATCAGCAAGTTCTGGGCATGCTGGATAACCAAATGATACGCGTATTCCTCTATATTTTGTACGGAATCTCTCTTCCATCGTCAGTTCAGGTGAATCTGGAATTCCCCAACGATCACGAATGAGCATATGTGTTTTTTCAGCAAGTCCTTCTGCTAATTCAAGTGCTAACGATTGAATTGCATGACTGCGTAAATAATCTCCCTTCGCCTTCCATTCCTCTGCAATATCTCGAACCCCTTCTCCAACGGTAACAGATAAGAAAGCGACATAATCCATCTCATCTCCAATCGGGCGTATATAATCTCCTAAAGTACGGTATGGTGCTTTCCCTTGTCTCGGAAATTCAAATCGCTCTATAATACGTGTGTGATCTTCCGGATCGTATATAATTATATTTTGTCCATCACTTTGCGCCGGAAAAAATTGATACACCGCTTTTGGGCGTAACCAAGATTGTCCTTCTTGTAATAATTCATCAATTAAATCATTTAGCTCATGTGCTCTTTTATCCCCTTCTTGCAGGAGTTTTTTTACGTTTCCTTTTAACCCAAGATGGTGTCCAATTAACATTTGTCTATTTAAAAATGGTGCAAGATGAAGGGCAGGAATATCCCTTAATACAACTCGTTTCGTCGAATCTGGCACTATAACAGTTGCTTTTGGCAACGGCTCAATAACTGCGGGAATTTCTATTTTTTTCTCCTCTTGTTTCACAATATGAAGATGGCGTTCCTTTTTATCTTGCTTCATCTTTTCACGTTCTTCTTCTTTTTGTAATTTGTTAATAATATCAAGACCTGTCATCGCATCACTTGCATAACATACGAGCCCTTTATATGATGGCGAAATACGATTATCTGTAAACTTTCTCGTTAACGCTGCACCACCGACAACAATTGGAATATCAATATTGGCTGCTTTTAAATCTTCAGCAGTCGTTACCATTTGTTGTGCGGATTTTACTAACAAACCAGAAAGACCAATAATATCAGGTTTCTTTTCTTGTACTTCTTGAACAATTCGATCCGAACGAACATTAATTCCTAAATTAATAATTTCATATCCGTTATTTGATAAAATAATTTCAACGAGGTTTTTCCCAATATCATGTACGTCACCTTTTACAGTCGCTAATAATACTTTCCCTTTTTTTGCACTATCACTAGATTCCATATGTGGCTCTAAATAACTTACGGCAGCTTTCATACTTTCAGCACTTTGCAATACTTCAGCAACGATAAGCTCATTACCATTAAACAATCGCCCCACCTCATCCATTCCTGTCATAAGCGGTCCGTTAATAATATCCAAAGGTTTTCGTCCTTCTGTAAGCGCGAGACTTAGATCTTCTTGTAGTCCTTGCTTCGTACCTTCTACAATATAGTTTGCCAGTCGTTCATCAAGTGTTAGCGTTTCTTGTATAACGACATCCTTCTTTTTGGCAACACGATAAAAGTTTGTAAATTTTTCTAACGTCTCTTTCGTCGTTTCAAATAATAATGCATCCGCAAGACGTTTTTCTTCCTCTGGAATTGACGCATAGCGCTCTAATTTTTCCGTATTAACAATCGCATAATCTAATCCTGCTTTCGTTGCATGGTATAGAAAGACAGAGTTCAATACTTCACGTCCTGCTGGTGGTAAACCAAAAGATATGTTACTCACACCTAGAATCGTTAAACATTCTGGTAACGCTTCTTTAATAAGACGAATTCCTTCTATAGTCGCTGCCGCTGAACCTATATATTCTTCATCACCTGTTCCTACAGGAAACACAAGCGCATCAAAAATAATATCAGATGGGCGTATACCATACTTCTTCGTTAGTAATTCATAGCTTCTTTTAGCAATCTCTATCTTTCTTTCTGCACTAACTGCCATACCATCTTCATCAATTGTCCCTACAACTATCGCAGCACCGTATTTCCGAAGAAGGGGTGTCACTTTTTCAAAACGTTCTTCTCCATCCTCTAAATTAATAGAATTGATAACACCTTTTCCTTGAATATAAGTAAGAGCTTTCGCCATAACATTTTCATCTGTTGAATCAATCATAATCGGTACTTTTAACACTTTCGTAACTTCTGCCAAGAATCTTTCCATATCTTCTATTTCATCACGATCAGGGTCTGCCATACAAATATCAATAATATGAGCATTTTTCTTCACTTGCGCTCTTGCCACTTCAGCAGCCTCTTCAAATTTCCCTTCTGCTACTAATCTTTTAAACTTACGCGATCCAATTACGTTCGTCCTTTCTCCAACAAATAGGGGCCTCATAGAATCATCGTATTGCAACGCTTCTAGTCCACTAATTCCATGTCCAACCCTTTCATGATGCTCGCGAGGATTAATCGAGGCAAGCGCCAATTTCATTGCACTTATATGTTCTGGTGTTGTGCCACAACAACCACCAATAATATTAATCCATCCTTCTTCAGCAAAACGTTTTACTTTTTCAGCAAGTGACGCCGGAGATTCGTGATAATGCCCATCTTCATCAGGAAGACCAGCGTTTGGATAACAAGAAATATAACACTCCGATAAATCGGATAGAGAACGCATATGTTCCCTCATAAATTCCGGACCAGTAGCACAGTTTAACCCAACCGATAATGGCTTCATATGCTCTACCGATAAATAAAAGGCTTCGATCGTTTGACCCGCTAAAGTCGTTCCCATCGGTTCAATTGTTCCAGAAATCATAATAGGTACTATTTTGTTTAGTTCTTCAAACGCCGATTGAATTCCAAGGTACGCAGCTTTCACATTACGCATATCTTGACTCGTCTCAACGAGCAATACATCAACTTCTCCTCTTAATAGTCCTCTTGCTTGCCTTGTATAGGCTTCGATTAACTCTTCAAAAGTTACACCACCTGTAACACTAATCGCTTTCGTCGTTGGTCCCATCGCTCCCGCAACATATACTTCTTTCCCACTTTCTTTGACTGCTTGCTTCGCCAAAAGCGCTGCCCTTTCATTTAACTCTTCATCTAAATGAGACAATGCATAATCACTTAATACAATATTTGTTGCACCAAACGTATTCGTTTCAATAATATCTGCTCCAGCTTCAATGTAGACTTTATGAATATTTAAAATCACATCCGGTCTTGTTTTTACTAAATATTCATTACAACCTTCGTATTCTTCTCCTCCAAAATCTTCCGCTGTTAAGTCTTCTTGCTGGATCATCGTTCCCATTGCACCATCTAATATTAAAATTTCATGTTGTAATCTCTCTTCTATTCGTTTCATCAATTAATACCCTCTTTCACTTCTTGCTTTTCTCTCACATATTTCACGAGATGTTCTGTAATTTCATATTTTAAAAACGGCGTAATAAGATAAATACCGTTAAAATATTTCATTGCCGCATCAATCAACTCTTGTGAAATACGAATTCCTTCCTCGATAGCAGCCTCTTTCGTTTCATGTCCATCCATTCTTTGTCTTATCTCTTCAGGGAGCGTAATACCCGGTACTTCAAAATGAAGAAAATCTGCATTCCGCTTACTTACTAACGGCATAATTCCAATAAAGATAGGTTGTTCCAAATGCTTTGTCACTTCATATACTTCTTCTATTAAAGCAACATCATAAATTGGCTGAGTTAAGAAATATTCTGCACCAGCATCAATTTTTCGTTCCATTCGCTTTACCGCTGCTGTTAAATGCCTTACATGGGGATTGAATGCCCCTCCGACAGAAAATCTTGTTGCCGGGCCAATTGATTTCCCTAAAATAGAGCGACCGTCGTTCATCTCTTTAATCATTTTAATTAGCTCTATAGATGACAAATCATATACAGAAGTTGCACCTGGAAAATCACCAACGCGCGCTGGATCACCAGTTAAAGCTAGCACTTCCTCCATACCTAACACTGATAACCCTAGCAAATGAGATTGTAATCCAATGACGTTATGGTCTCTACACGTTAAATGCGTCAATACTGGAATATCGTGCTTCGTTAATAATGCACCCATAGCCATATTAGAAACGCGAGGCGATGCCAATGAATTATCTGCTAGAGTAATAGCATCCGCTCCAGCCCTTTTCAGTGCTCTTGCCCCTTCAAAAAAACGCTGCGTGTCTAACGTTTTCGGTGGATCTAATTCCACTACAACTGTTATTTGTTTCTTTGCCTTTTCTGCGAGAGTAACATGAGCTCTCAAACGCTTCTCATGTGTATGGACCACTTTAGGCCTTTGAATCGTCTCCTTTGCTATTACAGGTGCAACATTTGCAATAGCACGTTTCATTCCTTCAATATGTTCCGGGGTAGTACCACAGCAACCGCCTAATAAACGAATACCTTGTTCAATAAATTTTGGTGTCATCTCTTCAAAATATGCTGGACTTCCCTCGTACACATAACGCCCCTCCACATAATTTGGGAGACCTGCATTCGGATATGCTGATAAATAGCCATTTTGAGGAATCGATATCATTTTGAAAGCTTCCGTCATATGAAGTGGCCCTAGTTGACAGTTCAATCCAACAACATTGGCACCGTAGTCTAAAAGCTGTTTTAATATTTCATTGACATCATTCCCATTTTGAGTCGTACCTGCCTCATGTAACGCTAACTGAGCAACAATCGGAATATTCGTTTGTTTACGCAATACTTTAACGGCATGCAATAATTCAAATTCATCATAAAAAGTTTCTAATAGTAATCCATCAACCTGTTCTTCTAGTAAAGTACCTGCCTGCTCAAGTAAAATAAATTCTCGCTCTATATCAGTCGTTGTAACAGCACCAATATGTTTCATACCTCCAATTGTCCCTAAAATTGCATTCCGCTCTGTTACTGATGCTTTTGCAATATTCACTGCCGCTCTATTAATTTGGACAACTTGATTTTCTAATCCATACATACGTAATTTCGCTTCATTTGCCCCATACGTATTCGTTTGAATAACATCCGCTCCAGCAGCTACATATTGTTTATGGATTGATATAATTAAGTCCGGATCAGACAAATTCAATTCTTCAAAACTACTTTGTAAACCATGCGAATGTAATAAAGTTCCAACCGCACCATCGCCTATTACAATTCCTTTTGATAATAAATCTAGTAATTTCACGAATCTCCCTCATTTCTATCAATATAAAAACCCCCTCTTCAAAGTGAAGAGGGGGACATAATCGTTCCTCCTCTTATTATGCAAAACACACGTTTTGCAGGTCTTAGCACCGTTTCAAACATTTAGTTTGAAGGTTGCTGGGTTTCACAGGGCCTTTCCCTCCACCGCTCTCAATAAGAGTTTGTCTTTATTATTTTATTTATGTAGCTAAAAGGAAATGCGTTCCCCTTTTAACAATGTTTGTTAATTTTTTATAAATTTAGCATGCACAAAAATAAAAGTCAATGACACTTGCAGAAAAATAAAAAATATTTAAAATAAAGTTGCAATTCAATTATCTTTTGTTGTAAAGTTAAAAACATAATAAAATTTCATACGAACATTCTTATCTAGAGAGGTAGAGGGACTGGCCCTGTGACGCCTCAGCAACCATTAACGTTCATTCGTTAATAAGGTGCTAATTCCAGCAAATTGTGAAAGATTTGACAGATGAGAAGAAGACTCTATTCAAACTGAAAGCCTTCTTCTTAGAAGGCTTTTTTTATTTTACATTCACTTAATCGTTCACTTTACAAAGGGGGAATTTTCACATGTCAACAATCGAAACAAAACTAGCACAAATCGGGAATCGTAGCGAAACTACAACAGGAACTGTTAATCCACCAGTTTATTTCTCAACTGCTTATCGGCATGAAGGGCTTGGTAAATCTACTGGCTTTGACTATTCAAGAACTGGAAATCCAACTCGCGGTCTATTAGAACAGGCAATCGCAGACTTAGAATATGGCGAACAAGGTTATGCCTGTAGTTCAGGAATGGCAGCTGTGCTCCTCGTCCTTTCGTTATTCCGTTCTGGAGATGAACTTATTGTATCCGAGGATTTATATGGGGGAACGTATCGATTATTTTCTGAGCATGAAAAAAAGTGGAATATTCGATGTAGATACGTAAATACACAATCTATTAAACAAATTGAGAAAGCTATCACAACTGAAACAAAGGCTATTTTCATAGAAACTCCGACTAATCCACTAATGCAAGTTACTGATATCGCAAGTGTCGCAAGTGTAGCGAAAAGGCATGGACTACTTCTTATTGTAGACAACACATTCTACACGCCTTATATACAACAACCATTAACAGAAGGTGCCGATATCGTTCTTCACAGTGCAACGAAATATTTAGGTGGGCATAACGATGTACTAAGCGGACTTGTCGTTGCAAAAGGAAAAGAACTTTGTGAGGAAATTGCTCATTATCATAATGCCTCAGGGGCTGTCTTAAGTCCATTTGACTCATGGCTATTAATTCGCGGTATGAAAACTTTAGCGCTTCGCATGAGACAACATGAAGAAAATGCGAAAGCAATTGTTGCTTATTTAAATGATGAAGACGGTGTGACAGATGTATTTTATCCAGGAAGAGGCGGTATGATTTCATTTCGTCTTAAAGATGAAACATGGATTAATCCATTCTTACAATCTTTATCTTTAATCACATTTGCTGAAAGTCTTGGTGGTGTAGAAAGTTTGATGACTTATCCAGCAACACAAACGCATGCTGATATTCCTGAAGAAATCAGAACGGCAAACGGGGTATGTAATCGTCTTCTACGATTCTCCGTCGGTATTGAAAATAGTAACGATTTAATCCAAGACTTAAAGCAAGCCATTAAACTTGTAAAAGAAGGTGTAAGAATATGAGTTATTCTATAGATACACTATTACTACACAACCAATATAAACACGATACGCAAACAGGAGCTGTTAACGTTCCCATCTATAACACATCAACATTTCACCAGTTTGATGTAGATACTTTCGGGAAATACGACTATAGCCGCTCTGGAAATCCAACACGTGAAGCTCTTGAAGATATCATTGCTTTATTAGAAGGCGGGACAAAAGGATTCGCCTTTGCATCAGGTATTGCAGCGATTTCCACTGCATTTCTCCTTCTTTCACAAGGCGATCACGTACTCATTTCAGAAGACGTATATGGAGGCACTTACCGAATTATTACTGAAGTACTCTCCCGTTACGGTGTTTCACATACATTTGTTGATATGACCAATTTAGAAAAAATAAAGCAAAACATTAAACCAAATACAAAACTCTTTTATGTAGAAACACCTTCTAATCCACTTTTAAAAGTAACAGATATTCGTGCCGTTTCTAAACTTGCAAAATCTATTGGCGCTATTACTTTTGTTGATAATACATTTTTGACACCACTATTCCAGAAGCCACTTGATCTTGGCGCCGATGTCGTTCTTCATAGTGCCACAAAATTTATTGCCGGTCATAGTGATGTTACTGCCGGATTAGCGGTCGTAAAAGATGCCGAACTCGCTCAAAAAATTGGATTTTTACAAAATGCATTTGGTGCTATTTTAGGTCCTCAAGATTGTTCTCTCGTGCTTCGCGGTCTAAAAACATTGCATGTACGTCTCGAGCATTCAGCTGCAAATGCCAATAAAATTGCACATTATTTACAAGAGCACGCTAAAGTTCAAAATGTCTATTATCCTGGATTACAAACACACCTTGGATTTGATATTCAACAATCTCAAGCCACATCAGCTGGAGCTGTCCTATCTTTTACTTTGCAGTCAGAAGATGCACTCCGCCAATTTTTATCAAAAGTAAAATTACCTGTTTTTGCAGTTAGTTTAGGGGCTGTCGAATCGATTCTTTCCTACCCAGCTAAAATGTCACATGCAGCACTGTCGCAAGAAGCACGTGATGAAAGAGGTATTTCCAATTCATTACTCCGTTTATCGGTTGGTCTTGAAAATGTTAACGATTTAATATCCGATTTCGAAAATGCTCTTTCTTACGTAGAAGAACCTGTAAATGCATAGAGAGAAAAGAAGATATGAAATTAAATTTTCATATCTTCTTTTTATGCTGTCTAGCATAGTTATTTTAATGTTTTTTCTTTTTGTATAGTTCATTAAAAAATAAAAGTACATCATCTATTTCCAAGTAATGGATTAATTGATATATTAAGAAATAAAAAGGGGTAAAATAATGGATACTTGTGCAGATATTTTAATCGTTATCGATTTACAAAATGGGGTATGTTATAGCGGAGAGCATTTATTTGATTTACAAAACTTGCTTACAAAAGTAAATAAAAGAATTTCTTCATACAGAAAATTAAATAAACCAATCATTTTTGTTCAACATTGTGATGATGATTTAGTACCCGAAAAAGAACTTTGGGCTATTCATACCGATCTAGATGTTCAAGAACAAGATTTTTTTGTAAGAAAAACACATGCAAATTCATTTTATAAAACAAACTTAAAAGAAATTTTAGACAAATCATCTGTAAATCGTATTGAATTTTGCGGTGCCCAAACAGAGTACTGTATGGATGCTACGATTAAATTTGCTCACGGACTAGGATACGAAAACTTCATGGTTCAAAAAACAACCTCTACGTTAAATAATCCATTTATGTCCGCAAAAGAGACAATTGATTTTTATGAGAATATATGGAACCACAGATTTTTAAAGTTGCTAAAAGATGAGCTCTAGAATAAATGACTAATGGCTTGATCATTCTAAGATTTATCAGCTACACTCAATTGTTTCATTATCATCATAAAAAAGCTGATTACATCGGGCTTCTTTTAACCTGTTTTATATTCTATATATAACATTATGATTCCTTTGTCATATTATTTTAAAAATTTCGTATATTCATTTGAAAGAATAAGAAAATCATGATAAAATTGTGTTACGAATATATCTATATCTTCCAATTTTTAAAATG
This Bacillus mycoides DNA region includes the following protein-coding sequences:
- the metC gene encoding cystathionine beta-lyase, which codes for MSYSIDTLLLHNQYKHDTQTGAVNVPIYNTSTFHQFDVDTFGKYDYSRSGNPTREALEDIIALLEGGTKGFAFASGIAAISTAFLLLSQGDHVLISEDVYGGTYRIITEVLSRYGVSHTFVDMTNLEKIKQNIKPNTKLFYVETPSNPLLKVTDIRAVSKLAKSIGAITFVDNTFLTPLFQKPLDLGADVVLHSATKFIAGHSDVTAGLAVVKDAELAQKIGFLQNAFGAILGPQDCSLVLRGLKTLHVRLEHSAANANKIAHYLQEHAKVQNVYYPGLQTHLGFDIQQSQATSAGAVLSFTLQSEDALRQFLSKVKLPVFAVSLGAVESILSYPAKMSHAALSQEARDERGISNSLLRLSVGLENVNDLISDFENALSYVEEPVNA
- a CDS encoding cysteine hydrolase family protein; this translates as MDTCADILIVIDLQNGVCYSGEHLFDLQNLLTKVNKRISSYRKLNKPIIFVQHCDDDLVPEKELWAIHTDLDVQEQDFFVRKTHANSFYKTNLKEILDKSSVNRIEFCGAQTEYCMDATIKFAHGLGYENFMVQKTTSTLNNPFMSAKETIDFYENIWNHRFLKLLKDEL